The following are encoded in a window of Sphaeramia orbicularis chromosome 20, fSphaOr1.1, whole genome shotgun sequence genomic DNA:
- the armc1 gene encoding armadillo repeat-containing protein 1: MSAEVDALTVVNQLRDLAADPLNRRAIVEDHGCLPGLILFLDHPNPQVVYSALLAVRYLAECRANREKMKGELGMMLSLQNVMQKSTSPGETKLLASEIYEILQSAGKEEAEQAEADAASCRRKAQFFLGSNNKRAKTVVLHIDGLDDSTRRSLCEEALLKIRGVISFTFQMAVKRCVVRIRSDLKAEALGTAIKSTKVMIAQQVVKTEDGDELMVPFQEDSAVLVEENTDIPDYLPEEESPSQEQDKAVTRVGSITDGMGWLSTAANFLSRSFYW; the protein is encoded by the exons ATGAGTGCAGAGGTGGATGCACTAACTGTGGTGAATCAGCTGCGAGACCTTGCTGCAGATCCCCTCAACCGAAGAGCCATAGTTGAAGATCATGGCTGTTTGCCAGGTCTCATCCTGTTTCTAGATCATCCAAACCCACAGGTTGTCTACTCTGCACTACTG GCCGTGCGCTACCTGGCAGAATGTCGAGCCAACAGAGAGAAGATGAAGGGCGAACTGGGCATGATGCTGAGTTTGCAGAATGTCATGCAGAA GAGTACATCCCCAGGAGAGACCAAACTTCTTGCCTCTGAGATCTATGAGATTCTGCAGTCAGCTGGAAAAGAAGAGGCCGAACAAGCCGAGGCAGATGCAGCCTCCTGTCGGCGTAAAGCTCAGTTCTTCCTGGGCTCCAATAACAAGAGGGCCAAAACCGTGGTGCTGCACATCGATGGACTTGATGACTCT ACTCGCAGGAGCCTTTGTGAGGAGGCCTTGCTGAAGATCCGAGGGGTCATCAGCTTCACCTTCCAGATGGCTGTCAAGAGATGTGTTGTCAGGATTCGCTCTGACCTTAAAGCTGAG gcTTTGGGCACAGCAATCAAATCCACCAAAGTAATGATAGCTCAGCAGGTGGTGAAGACAGAGGATGGAGATGAG CTCATGGTTCCATTCCAGGAGGACTCGGCGGTGCTGGTGGAGGAGAACACAGACATCCCAGACTACCTGCCTGAAGAGGAGAGTCCGTCCCAGGAGCAGGACAAGGCTGTGACCCGTGTAGGTTCTATCACAGACGGCATGGGCTGGCTCAGCACAGCTGCCAACTTCCTGTCTCGTTCCTTTTACTGGTGA